From the genome of Altererythrobacter sp. BO-6:
CGCGCCGAGAGATGCGTAAAGATCAGATCATCCCAGCCATAGAACGCGACCAGCCGGTATGCTGCCGCCAGATCCACACGCACTGCCCATTCCGCGTCGCTGACCTGCGCGCGGACGTCGGCATCCGATCCCGTCCCGCGCTCGTTCATCAAAGTCGCCATGTCAGTCTCTCCATCGTTCCTTGCGACCGTTTTAGCATAAATCGGTTCAGCCCATCCCTGGCAAATTGAACCCCGGCGGCAGCCCCAGCCCGCCCTGCATCTTCTGCATTTCCTGGTTCGAAACCCGGTCAGCCTTGTCGCGCGCATCGTTGAAGGCGGCAGTCACAAGATCTTCCACCATCTGCTTTTCTTCCGGCTTCATCAGGCTCTCGTCGATCTCGACGGCCAGGATTCGGCCCTTGGCACTGGCCCGGACCTTGACCAGGCCACCGCCGGACTGACCCTCGACCTCGATTGAGTCGAGCTTGGCCTGCATGTCATTCATCTGGCTCTGGATCGTTTCAGCGGCCTTTTGCGCCGCCTGGATCATTTCTTCCATCGATTTCATCGCGGGGGGTTACCTACTCCATTTGCTGCCGCCAGCCTGGGCGACAATGTCTCCATCGCCAAGCAGTTCCGCTTCGGGAAAGGCTTCGAATGCAGCCTTGACCAACGGGTGTTCGCGGACCTGCTGTTCACGAGCCAATTTGGTGGCCTGGTCCTGTTCGCGCAAGGTCGGAGCTGCGTTGCCTTGCCCGCGTTCGACCTGCCAGCGGGTGCCGGTGAGGCGGAACAGGCAATCGCGCAGCTCCGCGCCCGGATCTTCCGACAGGCCATCGGCCACCTGGTAGACGAGCCGGCCCGGCGCCAGTTCAATAACCCGCACCCAGTCACGCATCAGCTGCGCCAGCCGCAACTGGCCGCTATCCTCCACCTGCTGCACAAGCCCGGCCCAATCCGTTCCGCCCGAAAGCGAACCCCCGGTGGCATCAGGCGCATCGCCGCCAGCACTCGCTGCGGGCGCAGAGGGCGCCACGCCGCGCTCAGCCAGTTCCTCGATCTTCTTCGCCAGCTTGCCGGGATCGGGCAGGTCAGCGGCGTGCATGACCCTGAGCAGCGCCATTTGCGCCGAAACGAGCGGATCGGGCGCCTGCCGCACTTCCTCATGCCCCTTCAGCAGCAATTGCCACAGGCGGTGCAGCTGCGCGGCTGAAAGCCGCTGCGCAAACTCGCTTAGTGCAGCCCGCTCGTCAGCCGTCGGAGCATTGGGTTCAGCGCCGGAGACTTGTGCCAGCGTGATCCGATGGATCAGGTCCATCAGGCCCCGCATCAGCGCAAGCGGTTCGACCCCCAACGCATATTGCTCGTCCACCGCTGCCAGCAATGCCTTAGCCTCGCCCTCCAGAAGATGCGCCAGCAAGCGGCGCTGCGCGCTCTTGTCGGCCAAGCCCAGCATGTCGCGCACGCGCGCCGCCGTTACCGTGCCGCCGTCTCCCATGTCCGCATGCGCAATCGCCTGATCGAGGATCGACAGGCCGTCACGCACCGAACCTTCGGCGGCATTGGCAATGATGTGCAGCGCCTCCGCCTCAGCCTCTACGCCCTCTTTGACGCAGACATTGCCGAAATGCTCCTGCAGCAGCTCTGCCGGGATGCGGCGCAGGTCAAACCGCTGGGTGCGGCTCAACACCGTCACCGGCAGCTTTTCGACCTCGGTCGTCGCGAACAGGAACTTCACATGCGGTGGCGGCTCTTCCAGCGTCTTGAGCAGCGCGTTGAACGCATTGCGACTGAGCATGTGCACTTCGTCGATGATGTAGATCTTGTAGCGCGCAGAGACGGCGGCATAGCGCACCGCCTCGATGATTTCGCGCACGTCATCGACCCCGGTGTGGCTGGCGGCGTCCATCTCGATCACGTCGATATGGCGGCCCTCGGCAATCGCCACGCAGGGTTCGCACTGGCCGCAAGGATCGATCGTCGGCCCGCCCTGCCCATCCGGCCCGATGCAGTTCAGTGCCTTGGCGATCAGCCGTGCGGTTGATGTCTTGCCGACCCCGCGGACCCCGGTCATCAGGAAGGCGTGCGCCAGCCGGTCACGCTCGATCGCATTGGCCAGCGTGCGGACCATCGCGTCCTGCCCGATCAGCTCGCTGAAAGTTTGCGGGCGATATTTGCGCGCGAGCACTCGATAGGGCTGGTTGGACGCTGGAGCGGCGGGTTTTACCGCCGCGGGCGCAGCGGTCGGCTGCGGAATGGCAGCGGGTTCAGGATCGCCGAACATGGCTGATTGGCCGGCGGCTTCCAGCTCGGCCGCGCTCGCCTTATCCTCTTCCTGCTCCTGATCCCAGGGCGGAGTATCAGTGCTGTCCGGTGAATCACCCATAGCCGCTATCTAGGCACCCTTGGCGCACTTGTCGAAGCGGTAGTCGTCACTGTTCCATCAAGACCGAGTTTTATACCCCATTCGGACGTCGGCAACACATTGGCGTATTCGAGCGCATAGCTGCCGATTGCCAAACACAGCGCGAGGATGGCAGCCCCTCGCTTCTTCGTTGCCCATGCCCAAGTGACCGGTCCGAAATAGATCAGCTTGTGGACGAAGAACCAGTACTCGGTGATCGCGGGGAGCGCGCGGGTGAACAGTAGCAGGTGAAGGATGATGTTCGCCGACAGGATGCCGCCAAGCACATAACGTTTGCGAGCCCAGAAATGCCCGTCGAGGTCATCCCAATCCTCTTGTGT
Proteins encoded in this window:
- a CDS encoding DNA polymerase III subunit gamma/tau, which translates into the protein MGDSPDSTDTPPWDQEQEEDKASAAELEAAGQSAMFGDPEPAAIPQPTAAPAAVKPAAPASNQPYRVLARKYRPQTFSELIGQDAMVRTLANAIERDRLAHAFLMTGVRGVGKTSTARLIAKALNCIGPDGQGGPTIDPCGQCEPCVAIAEGRHIDVIEMDAASHTGVDDVREIIEAVRYAAVSARYKIYIIDEVHMLSRNAFNALLKTLEEPPPHVKFLFATTEVEKLPVTVLSRTQRFDLRRIPAELLQEHFGNVCVKEGVEAEAEALHIIANAAEGSVRDGLSILDQAIAHADMGDGGTVTAARVRDMLGLADKSAQRRLLAHLLEGEAKALLAAVDEQYALGVEPLALMRGLMDLIHRITLAQVSGAEPNAPTADERAALSEFAQRLSAAQLHRLWQLLLKGHEEVRQAPDPLVSAQMALLRVMHAADLPDPGKLAKKIEELAERGVAPSAPAASAGGDAPDATGGSLSGGTDWAGLVQQVEDSGQLRLAQLMRDWVRVIELAPGRLVYQVADGLSEDPGAELRDCLFRLTGTRWQVERGQGNAAPTLREQDQATKLAREQQVREHPLVKAAFEAFPEAELLGDGDIVAQAGGSKWSR
- a CDS encoding YbaB/EbfC family nucleoid-associated protein, producing MKSMEEMIQAAQKAAETIQSQMNDMQAKLDSIEVEGQSGGGLVKVRASAKGRILAVEIDESLMKPEEKQMVEDLVTAAFNDARDKADRVSNQEMQKMQGGLGLPPGFNLPGMG